TTCTAGGAACTGTGAATGGGGCCAAGGGAATATTGAGGAGGGCAGGAGGCCCATCTTGTACCTTCAACggggcggttttttcttttttatattttttaaaaataaaaatttcaaaaatatatttccgttttgaaatatttcaaaaatacccccggtcgccccccatagggcgacaggccttaagtgtaatttttttttcaaattcgcaatgaggtccctggaagaaaaaaaaaaggccctgtcgcccccccaacgggcgacaggggcctgtcgcccacccctcgggcgacagggtcctgtcgcccgttggggggggggcgacagggggcctcTATGTCATTTGAGCCTGCCATTTTCCGTCATTCCCTTTATCATTTGAGcataaaaattcaggaaaaaacagaggggtgagaagaagaaaaacggcgaagctctgccgaattgcgtactttttgaaatggtggaagggcactgctattgggtcacgtatgtctgggcaaagaatgccacatttgggaaacccgtgatcgccgtgctgagcagtggcaacatgtgatctcgtactcgcagctagatagactatggttcctattttgagctattcgagcgtgtagtcgtcatcatcgccggcaggatctcggccgctaactcctaccgcacctaacttttccttcattaaatcacgggaaaaaatcgcaagaacttcccttatttcacgagcattatggaacccacaaacataataagttcacatcaatagtatctataggaacaaatgacaagtaaactaccacaatcataaacatcggatacaaataagcggtccacagctatctcattacaaataaacatcagagatacaaacatcagatacatctaaccacccctagggcgtcggaccctcttagccctctgctgggcacggacatggccctcggagtaggtgagaacatccggagacctcacctgtcgctcaggacgcgcaaggggctgcggtgtctgctgctgagagatcccaagtggtgctcctcctagctgtgaataccccaagacatcggggtcaccttgcgcggcaggctcttctggactcaaactgtcgaagtcgtctaaggtgaaggtctcgttatctggtcgaaaggaggaagaagaaggtccggcgcccgcatgggggtagaatcctacgcaaaaaaatgtggatgttagcgtacgctcgtatattttgtcataacatgtagaaaccgaaatacgaaacataaactaaccagtgtaggccggtatctgtggccccggtaccatccctggatacggtccgccaactggtgctgtccctctaaacattccagtatggccgaacgcagtagctggatcgtatcatgtatgtgatattagtaaatatgtaggaacactagatgtaattttaaagagatatgtacgttacctgcacttgggaagaactgcgacgtcggcccgtgcatggtcgacggacacgggaacgacgacgaggcctgagacgacccgtggctgtcttcgtactgcacacggcttccgaagttgtgcactacctgacgcaactgatcacgctgcctcgaccatgcctctgtctgctcaaactgggtcattggggatccggcacgtaccctcgtcaagtaagtcgagcagtccgtctccatcatgttgcaaaggcgaagctgcatcaattcagtaaaggtacagttacaaacacatgaattatcttcgGAAGACAAAACtaaaatgctctaacacaagcacctatgcaaaagaaggctcgttgcataattctttgtcccctagtcacggctggtatgaggtatgtgtcataaaagcttccaggatttctagcaacaacctgggataacatacgaagtaggttatcatatgaagcctcgtatgtgccgaaccgcatctccaacaccctttgtttagccctccatgccttcaaataactgatggtgtactggtaagtctgctcaatgtgtcgaacaatcatttttggctcataattaaggttgtccataataaacccatacatttgctttgcaacaaagtcgcatgatatattgcgatgcgagggaagaacttctgacagcaaacaagtgtgctctgtgacaatggaacatttccagttggacttccattttcccttgaatgcatgtactcgccatggacatccatcattcacacacttcacctcatattctttactgccagactttacgactctgaattctcgtttcaatgatattgcccatagtctcacagcatcttttacggcttcaatgtttggatatgttgcaccttgcactacctcatttcctctgtactcccactcctgatttcgtacatcttctgcgacatgactgccaaaaccatgatCCTTCcgctcttttggcaatgagtactgctcgtcatcagatgagccctcatattcttccatctccattgcggtttgatcttctgcctccatctcgtccacaatgctatgtatcctctctccctcatcagcaaggccctgtggtcccatgttttggttctctaactcttctgactcatcttgctcaacataattggtctctcttcgaatactcggagttccttgatctgcacaatgttggattttattttctgtcttctcccggatttgaacaagaatggccagaggccacccacgctctagagctgcttgcatgtacttctgccagtcatcagtgctgtgtatcatcatcaattcccataattcactttctacctcccaattaacaagagactggacagtgatcacatgtgtcaacggatcaacatggaacccacgctgcagccacttacatatagaaccaaaactcctttccagaggtttatctatgccgctagatgtgcgcttaaaggcaaaaagatctactccatttggcccatacataacattgtattcaccataaaatacttgaaactgcatcttgctcgacatatctgtatatcacataatacttatcgagttatactctttacttcactaacttattcaataatccgtaaaaattaagtatgaaattcaactacaacgtataagtattcataactacgtgatgacactcaaattctatactgcatatgccaaattctattctaaatcataattactttataaacacgtctctaatagtactgcaattgtaataataaatgcgtaaaactaattttctaaactaatttactactacgtaactacaaactaaagtatcattgaactcctacttaaatggttctactatagcactaattaaattaaattactcaccctacttaaattactcatatttaaatacgtagtacttaaatataacaatatataaactaaatgtactaacctgcagatcacaagtgctgaatctgGCAGGGCTTcaccgctttccttctcctcactcctctctttttttctggatttttggtggaattttcgggctcaaatgaggagggaaggggagggttgGAGCTTTTATAGGGgggataccccggtcgcccgaggggggggggggcgacaggcccccctgccgcgcccgtaggccggggcgcgcgctgggcccagcggtcgcccgaggcgggggcgacaggcccctgtcgccctttggggggggggggcgactgAGCCTTTTTTTCttccagggacctcattgcgaatttgaaaaaaaaattacacttaaggcctgtcgccctatggaggggcgaccgggggtatttttgaaatatttcaaaacggacatatatttttgaaatttttatttttaaaaaatataaaaaagaaaaaaccgcttcAACGGGGCGGACCCAATCACCCAATGAAAACCTCTCTAGCCCACTTCCTTTTCAGATTTGAGAGGAACTACTGTACAACCTAGGCCGAGCTCTCTCCATCATCAAAACTGTGGGGGTGCGGCCCAACACCTCCCCCCGGATTGCAATACCACGCACGCTCAGCCCGCGTAACGCGACCAGACGGCGTGGGGGCAAGGGCTGCAAGAAGAGCCGCGGATTGCAGCCTCCAAGCCGCGCGCCGGCGCACCCACCTAAACAAATCCGTCCAAAACTTTTTTAATTATTCTTAAAAAGTTTTGGACTCGAAAGtttttccaaaagaaaaagataccTGTTAAAAATTGTTTCAATCTCTCACCAAAACAGATAAGAAGTATATCACTGAAAATTAATACCCAACCATATGGGTATATGAAGAGCACAAATTCTTTTATACTCCACCCAATTAGAATTAGGGGAAATAAAACATAAATGGAGAAAGTTCTCATCATATTATAAGATCGGACAATAGAAAAAAAGTCCCTAATTCTGTTGCTTAGGCTTGCTCCAACGGTTCCTTGGAACCgccccccaccctacgtagggggagctttggggggaaTTCTCTCTAACGGTTCCCCCCAAAGCTCCCTCTATATAGAGGGGAGttgaaacttttttttatatatagggTGAGTTTTAACTCCTCTTATATTCTAATAATATCGTTTCTTCACGATATTAATCTTGTTTGAGtcccgtaacatgatgataatgtgtattatgacagtacaaatactgtatagCACTGGATAAAGAATCCATCAAACGGAGAATCAATCAAACGGAGAAAAGAATCCACCCGAGCACTGGATAAAGAATTAAAGATGTATAGCAAAACTGTTAAGTGTACCATGTGTCGCCGAAGCACAGTATGTTAGATTTCTTGTGGCGATAACTGTTCGTCTGAATTGGAAATCTTGAATTAGCACGATTgttgttaattttttttttcgggTTTGGTCTAGGAGATAGGCAGATAGCAGTCGAGATAACTTTATCAATTCCAAGATCTGTCGGTCTAGTTTCTTGAAGGTGACCATAGAAACAATGTGGCATATTTTCCCGTGCTAATGGTTCGACCATAGCGTGTTTTGCACATTAGTTTGCTGTCCATACAATTAACTCGAGTGTCAGCCGACCACTGGCTCACATGCAACGCATCTCTTGGTTTGGTTTCAAACATGAATCTGGAGCCCCATCCATATGCTTCTAAAACCATGCAACAATGCCATTGTGCATTTGTGCTTGCCGGCCCCTCGGTGTTGACAGCCCCAAATTTGCGACGCCGATGCGCAGGTCCGATCCAGCTCCCGACGCCGAGTGCGTGTCCGAACACCGCGCTAGATTCCGAAACAAACGGCGAATCCTAGGCGGACATGGCTCCACGCTCTTGTGGCTCGccccctcctcgtcctcgccctTATTTAAACACCCCCGTGCACCGCCGCTCCAAGAACACACCACCACGGCAACAAGATCAGCAAGAACTAACAGCTAGCCATggcggagagggagggcgcGGTGGTGAAGAAGGGCCACGAGGAGGGCCTGAAGATGGCCGTGGCGCTGCTGGAGGAGTTCGGCCTGCCGCTGGGGCTCCTGCCGCTGGAGGACGTGATCGAGGTCGGGTTCGTGCGCGACACGGGGTACATGTGGATCAGCCAGCGCAAGAAGGTGGAGCACCAGTTCAAGAAGATCAGCAAGCAGGTGAGCTACGACGTGGAGATCACCGCCTACGTCAAGCCCAAGGGCATCAAGAAGCTCAAGGGCGTCAAGGCCAAGGAGCTCATGCTCTGGCCGCCCGTCAACGAGATGACCGTCGACGACCCGCCCACCGGGAAGATCCACTTCAAGAGCCTCGCCGGCGTCACCAAGACCTTCCCCATCGACGCCTTCGCCGCGGGCCAGTAGGCAAATCTTTGAATAATCATCATATATACTATAATTAACATACCGCATCTAGTATACATAATCTGCTTGTGTATTGGGCACCACCCGTACGATGAGCTGCTTATAGGAGTATGTACCTGATGGATAATGTCTGAATTTTTCCTTGAAATAAGATGAAATAAAGCCAAATTCAAAATACGGTACAGTGCTCTCTACAACTTTAGTACCATATCTTGTGCTATTCAGGTTCTGGAGGCCCCAGAACTGAATCAGCTGAAACAGTGGCATGCGTTGAacaagagcagctagcattgCTGATAGAATTATGAATCGAGGACGGGCACGCACGTCAGCCATTCTATTCCTTCAACGTGAGCAGAGATACTGCTGTGTGAGGCAGTGAATTAGACTTGCGGGCAACTACTGCACGGATAATTAATTAAGATGCTGGTGGTCGCGCCCTCGTTGGTTGAACGAACAGTGGAAACCATCACGCAACAAAAAACGGCAAAATGCGTCTAATCTTCCTATTTCCTATGATTTAGTTCTTACTGAATCTTCTGCGCCGCTATGTGCTACTTCTACTTCCCCTCTTATTTAAATCAGTAGGTGAACAACGAGTTGAAGGAAATAAAGCTGATGATGATCTAAACATGAAGTAAAATTGCGCCATATAAATCGTTCAAAAAAATTGCGCCATATACACACCAGTTACAGCAAGGCtggtgttgatttttttttagaaaaaaaggcTGGTGTTCATAAGATTCAGATGAAACAAATTCTGATGCCGTTAGCTATTACACAAATAAAGAAAAAACGAGAAATGAAATCAACAGCAGAAGACCTCGCGAGAATGATAAAGCATGAAGAATTCTCTCGTGTTCAATTACACATCGATCGATCTCACCCGTTCTGCCTTGTGCCGGAGGCGCTGCCAGCCGCCTTGTGATCACCACGAGAGCCGTGGCCTTGGCCAGTCCTGCTCTGAGCATCTTGCGATGCAGGAGGCCTGCTGTTCTGCTCcggctcggcggcgacggcgccctTGCCGGTGAGCCTCTGGACGACGGACTTGAAGTCGTCGGCGGTGTCGGCCTCCACGTACACCGTCTCGATGATCTTCACGGTCACGGGCTTGGCGTTCTCATCCTCCCTCGACGACATTGCTGCGTGTGGCTCGAGTCCTGGCAGGCTCGTGTTTGTTCAAGGAGGAGAACAGGACGAGAGAGAGAAGTAGCCGAAAGTAGCTAGTTGACGAGTCGTCACTGTTACGAATTTGACTGCGTGTGCCCGGAGAAgaactggggggggggggggggggctctcaAAAACTATTGGCACTGACTTGTGGGACCGGAAAGCATACAGTAATTGAGTTTGAGCTGGTCATGGAACCTCATTTGAATTCAGAAGAAGATAAAAAAATACAGCTCTCATCCAGTAaaaaattctaggaaatttccTGTGTGAGACGAAGCAGACATGACGGCAGCACATGTGCATCCTTCGGAGTGGATGAAGTGAAGAGGCAAGCAGAAGCAGCAGTCGCGCTGGCGTCTGAGTCTGACCTTGGGCCCCGTAGGCCGTAGTTGACAAGTAACCGCGGTCAGAACCGTTCATCAGCCATGAAGAGAATCCTGTTGTGCGGCTCCGTCAATACCGTACCCGAACTAAACACAGTACATAACCGCGGTTTAATTTGGACCCGTTCAAATTCAGCCTTACATCCCTCAGAAAACTTTAACCTGGTTACTGTAGCTCCCTTGGCTGCAGTCTCTTAACACAGATAATGGACGACTCTCTAGGCTGCAGCCACGGTACAACGCCTGTTTATCCCTCTACCCATCATGCATCTTCTAATAGAGGGTGCTTGTCCGATACACCCAGCGATATCTGGACACTACGATTACAATTACTCTGCGTGCACCCCATACTTTGCTAGTGATCGGGAATTGGAGCTACATCCAAGTTTCTAAACAATGAAAATTTTCACCCTTCTGCTGTATCGGATACTGTCTAGCGTTAAGACAAGAATTATCAAAATAGGGACGTATGTAGATTTGACATGGTAAAAATTGAATGCTTATGTGAGTCCAAAAACTTTGCCATGGAAATTATATGGATATCTCATGCCAGCTTTTGAGCCATAGAAGACAAGCTGTGACTGCAAGGCATGAGGGGTAGCCTGTTGTACTATAGGGCACGAAATACTATTCTATGCATCGATAAAATGTTTAATATATGACACAGAAAATATGTGAAGTAACATGTTTGAAAGCAGATTATTTATGCTCAAGGAAGTAAGCATTACCGATGATCCAGGTTCACCATTGAGTACAATCTCTTTCTTTCCTGTATGATCAGAAGATTTCGAGCCCTTTGTGTCACCCTAAAAGATGTTGGAAGAGGAATGGATAGCTCAGTCAATTGTTGTGCCAAAAGACAATAAATCATGAACGCTCCAAAAGATAAGCAACTGCAAAGATTACCTCCGTCTTGAATGTCATCAAGGATCATCAATAGTCAACGTTCGTTGtccatggcaaaaaaaaaacatcagcaTATTGGAGAAAAATAGTAATACAAGCAACTTAAATTTTTTAATAGGAAATGACAAGTACAAAGTGCCATGCAGAGCAAACAAATGAACTTACATGCACACATCAGGTATTCAGATCAAACCGGAAATCACAAGATACATAGTTTAGACAGGTGAAACTGAGTAATCCATTTGTTAAAAAGTTTAACCTCAATCCTGCCAACTTCGCAACAAACATGAATCTAGATGCTTTCAGTTGGAAACAAGGACTGTTTTTAATTAAGCAAGCTCGTATTTTCTCATCTCATTGTCAATAGACAGCGTACACTAAAGGATGTAGATCTTGAAATCCAGGGATGCTTATTTTTCAAGGAACGTGCTTGCTTGACCCAATGAGAAGATAAACAAACTAATGCACACACAATTTAGCAGCTTCACAACAGTTCAGAAGATTTATGGTTTAGACAGTCAAACTAACAAGTCCATTTGTTCAGCAGCCTAATTGCTGATCTAGAAATTTCACAATTATCAGGCATCCAGATGCTAAGGGTTTCTTTAGTTATGTATAAGCTCAT
The nucleotide sequence above comes from Panicum virgatum strain AP13 chromosome 3K, P.virgatum_v5, whole genome shotgun sequence. Encoded proteins:
- the LOC120701244 gene encoding uncharacterized protein LOC120701244, which encodes MAEREGAVVKKGHEEGLKMAVALLEEFGLPLGLLPLEDVIEVGFVRDTGYMWISQRKKVEHQFKKISKQVSYDVEITAYVKPKGIKKLKGVKAKELMLWPPVNEMTVDDPPTGKIHFKSLAGVTKTFPIDAFAAGQ